The Pseudarthrobacter sp. BIM B-2242 region CCGCGCCGCCTGCCGGCCGCAAGACCCCTGCCAGGGAACTGCTGGCCGGCCTGGTTTCTGCGGTGGCCATTGTTGCGGCGGCAGGAGGCATCGTCGCGGCTGCGTCCTTTGCCCCCCAACCGGCCGGCAGCCGCAGCATTCCTGCTGTCCTGGCCTCCGTTCCGGCGGGCGCCAGCGTGGGGGTATGTCCGGGACCGGCCCGCCTGCTCGAAGGGACGGAAGCGGGTACGGACCCGCAGTTCAGTCCGGAATCAGCGACGGCCAGGAGCGTCGTCACCGGCGCCGTCCTCAGCGCCCCCGGCGGTGTCCTTCCGGGAAGCGCGCTGTCCGCGCTCAACGGTACGCCCGCCGTCGAAATCGCCAAGGGTGGCGGCCAACCCGGCCAGGAATCCGGCCCCCAGGATGTAAAGGCCGGTGTGCTCAACGGGCACAATGTGGACGGCGCCACCGTCCTGGGCGCCGAGGCCCTGGAAGGCCAGCAGCCCTCCGCGGCCGGTGTTGTGAAATACACGGCCACCGACGGTGACCTCCAGGGTTCCGCGGCAGCCAACTGCCAGCCGCCTGCCAACGACCTGTGGCTCAGCGGTGCCAGCACCACGGTGGGCCGCAGCTCCGTCCTGGTCCTGAGCAATGCCTCCAGTACGCCGGCCACGGTCAGCCTGGAGCTCTTTGGGAATAAGGGGCAGATCCAGGCTCCCGGCAGCCGGGGCCTCCTCGTCGCGCCGGGGACGACCCGCTCCGTTGTCCTTGCCGGCCTGGCGCCGGGGGAGGCGCAGCTGAGCGTGCACGTCCGCAGCGCCGGCGGTCCCGTGGCCGCCGCCATTCAGCAAAGTGTGCTCCGTGGGCTGACGCCCGGCGGTGTGGACTTCATTGGGCCTGGAGCTGCTCCTGCCGCGAGGCAGGTCCTGACCGGAATCGACATCCAGGACGCCGGCGGAATCGCTGCCGTGACCGGCACCGGCGGCTTCGACGACGCCGGACCGGCATTGGCCATCACCGTCCCCGGTCCGTCGGACGCAGTAGTGGAAGTCAAGCTCTTCGGCCGGGATGGGCAAAAGGCCCTGCCCGGCGGCGGTGTTGTGACTGCCAAGGCCGCCGCGGTCACAGAGATTTCGCTGGCCGGTGTCCCGGCCGGCCACTACACCGTGTCCACCAGTTCGGACGTGTCATTTGTGGCCTCGGCACGGGTCACCCGCGGGGTCAGCAGCGACAAGGCCTCCGATGTTGCGTGGGCGGCTTCCGGTACCAGGCTGGGGAGCCAGCACGTCGTCCCGGTGCCGAAGGGGGGAGACAGGACCCTGGTCTTCGGCGTATTGGAGAACCGGGCAACGATCTCCTACAGCCCCGTCACAGCGGACGGCAGGATCCGGCCGGCGGCAACGGCCGATGTCGCGGGCGGCACCACCACGTCGATCAAACTTCCCGAACAGGTGGATGGTTCAGAAGTCGTGGCGTACGTCGTCGCAGCATCAGGGGACGCTGCCTACGGCGCGTTGCTCCTGCAGCAGGAAGGCCGCGAGGATATTTCAACGTTGGCCTTTATGCCGGCAGCGTCAGGACAGGAAAAGGTAGCCGTCACCCTGCGCTACTGAGAGTGCGCGGCGGGTCCGGCCAGGTGCAAATAGCCGGGCCTCAGTTGCCGGGTTCAGTACCTGCGGCGGTAGACCGGATCGAGCGTTTCCGGTGCCACACCGAGCATTTCGGCGGTGTGTTCCACAACAACATCGTGAACGAGGTCCTGCAGCTCCTCCCGGCTACCGCAGCCCTGCTCCACCACCCGGCGGTACAGCGTGATGACCGGGCCTTCCTCCTCCGTGGCGGGAGTGTAGGAGCCCATGGGAGGTGGTGCGGAATTGGCCACCAACTGCTCGAGCTCCGGCGGTATCTCGTCGACGGCGAAGCGTACGCCGTCCAGCGTCTTGCCCCAGATGTCGTGCAGCCGCTGCGCCGAGTCAAGCACCATGTCATCAAAGCGGTCGGATCGTGTCCGGTACCCGGGGTGTGTGGGCAGCACCAGCTCACCCCGGAGGCCGCGGCCGTGGCGGTTCCTGCGGCGCGTCGCGAAGCTTCGGCCCGGTGAAGCCGGTCCCGTTTCGCCGATGCGGGCGTCCGGGTCAGCCAAACGGACCGTAAAAGCGGAATCATGGTTCGATGACTGCATACATTGACTGTAAACCCGGCCGCAGATTTACGCGACACCACCCGGTGAAACGCATCAGGACGCGGCGGCAGCGGCCGCAAATACCCGGAAAAGTCCGTGCGACGGAGTAGTCTGTGATGTCGTGGGAGCTATCCGTGAGTGTTCAAGATCAGCCTGCCGTCAGTCAGCGGTAGCTACTTTGACGTACGTCTATGCCGACTCCACCGCAGTCCTGGGTCCGCTTGCCACCTACGCTGAGCCGCATTGTTACGATTTGTGCGAGCAGCATGCCGGCTCGCTGACGGTTCCACGTGGCTGGGAAGTACTTCGCCTGGCCATGCCCGCCAACCCGCAACAGCCTGGCCCCGACGACCTCCTGGCACTTGCCAACGCGGTCCGGGAAGCGGCGGCGTTGCCCCCTAAGCTGCAGACAACGCAGGCCCAGCGGGCTTCCCATTCGGCGCTGGAGGCGCCTGCCCCGGCGGAAGGCACCCGCCGCGGTCACCTCCGTGTCCTGCGCGAACCTTCCTGACCGGGGCCGTTGCTGACTGCCGTACGCCCGGCCGCCTGCGTCCCCGAACCGTCGGGATACTCATCTGGCGGTAGGCTGGAACCTGCTAATCAGTCAGCCACCGGCGCGAATACGCGCCCTTCCGGGAGCATCAACCATGGCAAAGCTCGACCCTGACCTGTTGTCCGTCCTGCGCTGTCCCGTGACCGGCTCGCCGCTGGTCCAGGAAGGCGACGAGCTTGTATCGACGGCGGCAGGAGATTCCGGCGTGAAGCTCCGCTACCCGATCCAGGACGGGATCCCGCTGCTGCTGCCCCCGGAACTTCTGCAGGCCGCCAACGCAGCCGGCTCCGACCAGCACGATTCGGTGGCTCCGCCTGCCGACGGCACGCGCCCGGCCGGTGCAGCCTAGGCAATTCCGCCAGGCCCCTGCCGTTAGCGGCCGGACCTCACCGGGAGCTTGCCAGCGCAGTTGCCATTCACCACATAACTTCTACGCAGACGCTTTAGCGTCGTTGCCGACATCGGACAGAGCAAAGGAATCCCATGACATTTGACTACAAGGTTGCCGACATTTCGCTGGCCGAAGCCGGCCGCCACCAGATCCGCCTTGCCGAACACGAGATGCCCGGGTTGATGTCCCTCCGCAAGGAGTTTGGCGCCAGCCAGCCGCTGAAGGGTGCGCGGATCGCCGGTTCCCTCCACATGACGGTGCAGACCGCCGTCCTGATCGAGACCCTCACCGCGCTCGGCGCCGAGGTCCGCTGGGCCTCCTGCAACATCTTCTCCACCCAGGACGAAGCCGCCGCCGCCGTGGTGGTGGGCAACGGTACAGTTGAGGACCCGCAGGGCGTGCCGGTGTTTGCCTGGAAGGGCGAAACCCTCGAAGAGTACTGGTGGACGGCCCAGCAGATCCTCACCTGGCCCGGCGCGGATGCTGCTCCGGAGCTGGGCCCGAACCTGATCCTGGATGACGGCGGCGACGCCACCATGCTGGTTCACAAGGGTGTTGACTTCGAGGCAGCCGGTTCTGTGCCGGCAGCAGCCGAGGACGAATCCGAAGAAGGCAGGATCTTCCTGGACGTTCTTCGTGCGTCCCTGCAGGAGGACCCGCAGCGGTGGACCCGCATCGGTTCCCACCTGCGCGGCGTCACCGAGGAAACCACCACCGGTGTGCACCGCCTCTACCAGCTGGCTGAGCAGGGCAAACTGCTGTTCCCGGCCATCAACGTCAACGACTCGGTCACCAAGAGCAAATTCGACAATAAGTACGGTATCCGCCATTCCCTGCCGGACGGCATAAACCGGGCCACAGACGTCCTGATGGGCGGCAAGGTGGCGGTTGTCTGCGGTTACGGCGACGTCGGGAAGGGTGCTGCAGAAGCCTTCCGCGGCCAGGGCTCCCGTGTGATTGTCACCGAAATCGACCCCATTTGCGCACTGCAGGCAGCGATGGACGGCTACCAGGTTGCCAGGCTGGAGTCCGTGCTGGGTGAAGGCCACATCTTCATCACCACCACCGGGAACAAGGACGTCATCATGGCCGAGCACATGGCCGGCATGCGTGACAAGGCCATCGTGGGCAACATCGGCCACTTCGACAACGAAATCGACATGGCCGGCCTGGCCCGCATCCCCGGAGTCAAGAAGGTGGAAATCAAACCCCAGGTGCACGAGTGGGTGTTTGACCAGGGCACGGACGCCGAGAAGTCCATCATCGTCCTGTCCGAGGGGCGCCTGTTGAACCTGGGCAACGCCACCGGCCACCCTTCCTTCGTCATGAGCAACTCCTTCGCGAACCAGACCATCGCGCAGATCGAACTGTGGACCAAGCGGGACCAGCCCGAAGGCGACCGCGAATACAACAACCAGGTCTATGTCCTGCCCAAGATCCTCGACGAAAAGGTGGCCAGGCTGCACCTGGGCGCACTGGATGTCGAGCTGACGGAATTGTCCAAGGAACAGGCCGAGTACCTGGACCTCGACGTCGCAGGCCCGTACAAGCCCGAGCATTATCGTTACTGAGGTGTGACTCCCCGGGCGCGGACCGCGCCCGGGGTTGTTACCTTCAACCATTAAGATCGGACTATGGAGCCTGAAGTAAAGCCACGCCGTATGTCGACCGCCAAGAAGATTCTCGTTGTGGCAGCCGTCTGCGCCTTTGCTGCTGCAGGCGGTGTTTTTGCGGCGGTTGCGCCCGGCTTCGCGCGCGGGGCGCTGGAGTCGGAAGCAGCATCCGCCGTCCGCTCGGCTCCGGGCCTGGCCTCGCCGGTGGTGGCTCCCGTGAAAGTGGACATCACCCCCGCGGACGCCGCCAAACAGGTGAACCCTGCAACCCCGGTTTCAGTCACAGTGGGTAATGGCAGGATTGAGAGCGTCACCCTCACCAGCACCTCCGGTGAGGCGGTCGAGGGCGCGTTCGCGGCTGATGGCAGCAGCTGGACTGCCACGGCCCCGCTGAAGTTCAACACAGAGTACAGCTACACCTATGTGGTCACGGACAGCGCGGGACGCGAAACAACGGCCACGCAGTCGTTCAATACCGTGTCCAGCACGCATGAAGCCGATGCCGCCATCTATCCTCTGGACGGTATGAAGGTAGGTGTGGGGCAGCCCCTGCAGGTTGTCTTCAGTGAGCCCGTGCTCAACCGGGAGGCGGTGGAGAAGGCCATCACCATTACCTCCAGTGCCGGCCAGGCGGGGGCCTTCCACTGGTTCAGCGACACCATGGTCCGCTACCGTCCCGAAGCCTTCTGGGCTGCCAACTCCACCGTCACCATGGACATGAAGCTCTTCGGCGTGGACCTCGGCAACGGCCAGATCGCCAACTTCAACAAGAAGGCGAACATCCGTTTCGGCGACAAGAAGGTGGCCATCGCCGATGCCGCCGCGCACACGTTTACCCTCAGCGTCAATGACCAGGTAGTCAAAACCCTCCCGGTCAGCATGGGGGACAAACGCTTCCCGTCGGCCCGGGGCTACGCGGTGCTGATGGAAAAGAACCGCTACGACCACTTCCGGGCCGCCAGCATCGGGCTCAAGCCCGGCGACCCCGCCTACTACGGCAACGTGGACGTGGAGTACGCCATCCGCCTGACACTCAGCGGCGCCTACATCCACCAGGCACTCGAGTCCGCCTACCCGTTCATCGGAAACACGAACGTCTCCCACGGCTGTATTGGCTTCGCTCCCGACGGCGCCGCCTGGGTCTTTGACAACATGACCACCGGCGACGTCGTTCAAATCATCAACACAGAGGGCGACTACGCGGCCGTCGACGACGGCTACGGGGACTGGAACATCCCTTGGGCCGAGTATGACAACTAGGCCGGTAGGCTCAAGACCAGACACATCGCGCTGCCCGGACCAGAGCCGGCAACGCGGACCTCAACGGAAGTGACGCTGCTGTGAACGACAATTCGCCGACCCCTGCCAAACGCTCGGAGCCGCAGCCGGATCCGGTCCTCGACACCTCATCCGACTCGGACGAACCCGCTTTTTCCTGGATGACGGGTCAACCCGAAAGTCGCGCGGACCGGAAGGCCGCGGAGGCCGCCGCCGAACCTTCCGGGGCGGAGACTTCCGCTGCGGAGCCTGCCAACGCTGAGGCATCCAGCCCTGCATCTTCCAGCCCCGACAGCGCCAGCCACGAACGTTCCACCGCTCAACGTTCTACCGCCGAACCCACCGCCGTGGAACGCGCCGTTGCCGGGCGCCGCGGAGGAGCCGAACGGTCTGGATCCGATTCTGCTGAAACCCAGCGCGCCGCCGTCGGGTCTTCAGGGGCCAGGACCGGGAAGGAAGCTCCCCTCACCGGCGCAGCCCGGCACGAGGCAGCTCCCTTCCATGAACCGCTCCCGACGTCCGCGCTTCAGGTCCGCCCGCCGCAGGACGAAGTGGAGCGCCGCAATGCCGAGCGCGAGAGTGCCGCCAACGCCAAACCTGTTGCGCCGCGTATCTGGCAAGTCCTCCTGGCGCTTTTCTACCCCGTCATTCTCCTGGTGCTCGCCGTGCGCGCCGTGACTAGCCCGCTGTTCCTCTGGGTCGAATACAACAGGCCTGGTTTTCCCGGTGACGGGTACGGCTTCAGCACCGAGGACCGTATGACGTACGGCTCCTACACCGTGGACTACCTCAGCAACTGGGCGGGCCCGCGGTATCTCGGTGACCTCGTCAACCGAAGCGGTGACAGCCTGTTCAAGGACGGCGAAGTCAGCCACATGGCGGACGTGAAGCTCGTTATCCTTTCCGCCTTCGGGGCGGGGGCGCTCCTGATAGTGCTCAGTATCGTGGCCATCGCCTACCTGCGCCGCAAGAGCACGGGTGGCGTGCGCCGGGGCCTGTTCGCCGGATCCATCATTTCCCTGGCCATCATCCTGGCTCTCGCGGCTCTGGCTGTGCTGGGCTGGCAGCAGTTCTTCACCGAATTCCACCGCCTCTTCTTTGCAAGCGGTTCGTGGACCTTCGCCTTGGAAGACACCCTGATCCGGCTCTTCCCCGGTCAGTTCTGGATTGATGCCGGGATCGTGATCGCCGGGCTGGTGCTTCTGGCCTCACTGGTGACCCTGATCCTCACCTGGCCCACACGCCGCCGCCGCGGGCTCGCCAAGGTTGAGAAGGATGCCCCCGGCGTTCCCGCCTAGCTGCCGTACAGCCCGGCGATCTCCGCTTCAAAATCATTGACGACGGCGGCCCTCTTGAGTTTGAGGGAGGGCGTCAGGTGGCCTGATTCTTCCGTCAGTGCTGCGGCCAGGACAGTGAATTTCCGGACGGCCTCAGCATGGGAAACCAGCGTATTCGCCTGGTCCACGGCCGTTTGAATGGACTGCCGAACGCGGGGATCCCGGGCGGCTTCGGGCAGGGACAGGAGCGGCATCTTGTTTTCCTGGCACCAGTTTTCGAGTCCGGCAGGATCCAGGCTGATGAGGGCGGCAACAAACGGCTTCCCGTCGCCCACCACGACCGCATGGTCAACCAGTTGGTGGGCTCGGATTTTCTCCTCAAGCGGACCCGGCGCCACGTTCTTCCCCCCGGCGGTGACGATCAGGTCCTTCTTGCGGCCGGTGATGGTCAGGAAGCCTTCCGGGTCCAGTTCGCCTAGATCCCCGGTGCGGAAAAACCCGTCCACGAAGGCTTCCGCGTTGGCGGCGTCGTTGGCGTGGTATCCCTTGAACACGCCGATGCCTTTCACCAGCACCTCGCCGTCCTCCGCCACCCGGATGGTGGTTCCCGGCAGGGGGATGCCCACGCTTCCCACCCGGGTGCGGGTTAGAGTGTTGGCTGTGCAGGGTGCGGTGGTCTCGGTGAGGCCGTAACCCTCAAGGACCGGTATGCCGGCACCACGGAAGAAGTGCGCGTCGTCGGGTGCCAGTGGGCTGGCCCCGCAAACCATATGCTGCACCCGGCCGCCGAAAAGCTGGCGGATTCTGGAGTACACCAGCCGGTCAAAGAGGGCATGCCTCAGCCGCGACGTGATGCCCGGCCCGTTTCCTTGGCCGCGGGCGGCGCTGTCCTGTTCGGTGGAATAGCGGATGGCGACAGCGGTTGCCGCAGCGAAAATCCTGGATTTACCGGCCACGGCAGCTTTGTGCGCGGCGCCTGCCCGGACCTTCTCGAAAATCCGGGGCACCGCGAGGAGGAAGGTCGGTCTGAACGTGCCCAGAGCCTCCAGCAACGCCGCGGAACTGTTGACATGGCCGAGCGTGGCGCCGGCATGGAGGCACGAAACCTGGACTGCACGGGCAAGCACATGGGCCAGTGGCAGGAACATCAAGGTGCGGGCATGGGGTTGCTTCAGGATCTCCGGCAGGAAAGCCACCACGTTGACGGCCACGAGAGCAAAATTGCCATGGGTGATTTCGCACCCCTTGGGGCGGCCGGTGGTACCCGAGGTGTAGACGAGGGACGCGACGTCGTCCAGTCCGGCGGCCGAGCGGTGGCGTTCCAGTTCGGCGTCCGTCACGCCCGTGCCGGCGGCGGAGAGGCTGGCGAGGTCCGGGGCATCGCCGTCGTAATCCATCCTGACTACGCTGACCAGCCGGTCCCGCAGGAGCGTCGAGCCTTCCACTACACGGGCAATCATGGCCACCTTCTCGCGGTCCTCGGCGAACACATGCCGGGCACCGGCGTCGTGCAGGATCCACTCCACCTGACTGGGCGGCGACGTCTCATAGATCGGCACTGTCACGCCGCCGGCGAACCAGACGGCGAAGTCCACCAGCGTCCACTCATAGCGCGTAGCGGACATCACTGCCACGCTGTCTCCCGGCTCAAGGCCGCCGGCAATGAGCCCCTTGGCCAGGGCGCAGACATCCTGGAGGAATTTGTGCGCCGGAACGTCGGTCCAGCCGTTGGGACCCTTGCGGGCGTAGAGCGGGTGGGCGGTGTTGGCGGCTTCCTGCTGGAGCAGGAGATCGGTGACATTGCTGTCCGGCTCCAGCTCCACCAGGAGTTCAGTGCTTGCTTCTCGCACGGGGGTGTCTCCGTTCCGCTGCCTTCCCGCGGCGTTCAAAGGTCTGATGCAATCCTGCCTTAGATCCAGGACGGCATCCACATCCTGATGCGCCATTCCTGGTACGGGATGG contains the following coding sequences:
- a CDS encoding long-chain fatty acid--CoA ligase: MREASTELLVELEPDSNVTDLLLQQEAANTAHPLYARKGPNGWTDVPAHKFLQDVCALAKGLIAGGLEPGDSVAVMSATRYEWTLVDFAVWFAGGVTVPIYETSPPSQVEWILHDAGARHVFAEDREKVAMIARVVEGSTLLRDRLVSVVRMDYDGDAPDLASLSAAGTGVTDAELERHRSAAGLDDVASLVYTSGTTGRPKGCEITHGNFALVAVNVVAFLPEILKQPHARTLMFLPLAHVLARAVQVSCLHAGATLGHVNSSAALLEALGTFRPTFLLAVPRIFEKVRAGAAHKAAVAGKSRIFAAATAVAIRYSTEQDSAARGQGNGPGITSRLRHALFDRLVYSRIRQLFGGRVQHMVCGASPLAPDDAHFFRGAGIPVLEGYGLTETTAPCTANTLTRTRVGSVGIPLPGTTIRVAEDGEVLVKGIGVFKGYHANDAANAEAFVDGFFRTGDLGELDPEGFLTITGRKKDLIVTAGGKNVAPGPLEEKIRAHQLVDHAVVVGDGKPFVAALISLDPAGLENWCQENKMPLLSLPEAARDPRVRQSIQTAVDQANTLVSHAEAVRKFTVLAAALTEESGHLTPSLKLKRAAVVNDFEAEIAGLYGS
- a CDS encoding TIGR01906 family membrane protein, whose product is MNDNSPTPAKRSEPQPDPVLDTSSDSDEPAFSWMTGQPESRADRKAAEAAAEPSGAETSAAEPANAEASSPASSSPDSASHERSTAQRSTAEPTAVERAVAGRRGGAERSGSDSAETQRAAVGSSGARTGKEAPLTGAARHEAAPFHEPLPTSALQVRPPQDEVERRNAERESAANAKPVAPRIWQVLLALFYPVILLVLAVRAVTSPLFLWVEYNRPGFPGDGYGFSTEDRMTYGSYTVDYLSNWAGPRYLGDLVNRSGDSLFKDGEVSHMADVKLVILSAFGAGALLIVLSIVAIAYLRRKSTGGVRRGLFAGSIISLAIILALAALAVLGWQQFFTEFHRLFFASGSWTFALEDTLIRLFPGQFWIDAGIVIAGLVLLASLVTLILTWPTRRRRGLAKVEKDAPGVPA
- a CDS encoding DUF5719 family protein; the encoded protein is MPLARTGAPAATKPAADTRPGADPRTAPGSGAEADTPAKTTAAIAAPPAGRKTPARELLAGLVSAVAIVAAAGGIVAAASFAPQPAGSRSIPAVLASVPAGASVGVCPGPARLLEGTEAGTDPQFSPESATARSVVTGAVLSAPGGVLPGSALSALNGTPAVEIAKGGGQPGQESGPQDVKAGVLNGHNVDGATVLGAEALEGQQPSAAGVVKYTATDGDLQGSAAANCQPPANDLWLSGASTTVGRSSVLVLSNASSTPATVSLELFGNKGQIQAPGSRGLLVAPGTTRSVVLAGLAPGEAQLSVHVRSAGGPVAAAIQQSVLRGLTPGGVDFIGPGAAPAARQVLTGIDIQDAGGIAAVTGTGGFDDAGPALAITVPGPSDAVVEVKLFGRDGQKALPGGGVVTAKAAAVTEISLAGVPAGHYTVSTSSDVSFVASARVTRGVSSDKASDVAWAASGTRLGSQHVVPVPKGGDRTLVFGVLENRATISYSPVTADGRIRPAATADVAGGTTTSIKLPEQVDGSEVVAYVVAASGDAAYGALLLQQEGREDISTLAFMPAASGQEKVAVTLRY
- a CDS encoding metallopeptidase family protein, with the protein product MQSSNHDSAFTVRLADPDARIGETGPASPGRSFATRRRNRHGRGLRGELVLPTHPGYRTRSDRFDDMVLDSAQRLHDIWGKTLDGVRFAVDEIPPELEQLVANSAPPPMGSYTPATEEEGPVITLYRRVVEQGCGSREELQDLVHDVVVEHTAEMLGVAPETLDPVYRRRY
- the ahcY gene encoding adenosylhomocysteinase, which produces MTFDYKVADISLAEAGRHQIRLAEHEMPGLMSLRKEFGASQPLKGARIAGSLHMTVQTAVLIETLTALGAEVRWASCNIFSTQDEAAAAVVVGNGTVEDPQGVPVFAWKGETLEEYWWTAQQILTWPGADAAPELGPNLILDDGGDATMLVHKGVDFEAAGSVPAAAEDESEEGRIFLDVLRASLQEDPQRWTRIGSHLRGVTEETTTGVHRLYQLAEQGKLLFPAINVNDSVTKSKFDNKYGIRHSLPDGINRATDVLMGGKVAVVCGYGDVGKGAAEAFRGQGSRVIVTEIDPICALQAAMDGYQVARLESVLGEGHIFITTTGNKDVIMAEHMAGMRDKAIVGNIGHFDNEIDMAGLARIPGVKKVEIKPQVHEWVFDQGTDAEKSIIVLSEGRLLNLGNATGHPSFVMSNSFANQTIAQIELWTKRDQPEGDREYNNQVYVLPKILDEKVARLHLGALDVELTELSKEQAEYLDLDVAGPYKPEHYRY
- a CDS encoding Trm112 family protein, giving the protein MAKLDPDLLSVLRCPVTGSPLVQEGDELVSTAAGDSGVKLRYPIQDGIPLLLPPELLQAANAAGSDQHDSVAPPADGTRPAGAA
- a CDS encoding DUF3499 domain-containing protein: MGAIRECSRSACRQSAVATLTYVYADSTAVLGPLATYAEPHCYDLCEQHAGSLTVPRGWEVLRLAMPANPQQPGPDDLLALANAVREAAALPPKLQTTQAQRASHSALEAPAPAEGTRRGHLRVLREPS
- a CDS encoding Ig-like domain-containing protein, whose product is MEPEVKPRRMSTAKKILVVAAVCAFAAAGGVFAAVAPGFARGALESEAASAVRSAPGLASPVVAPVKVDITPADAAKQVNPATPVSVTVGNGRIESVTLTSTSGEAVEGAFAADGSSWTATAPLKFNTEYSYTYVVTDSAGRETTATQSFNTVSSTHEADAAIYPLDGMKVGVGQPLQVVFSEPVLNREAVEKAITITSSAGQAGAFHWFSDTMVRYRPEAFWAANSTVTMDMKLFGVDLGNGQIANFNKKANIRFGDKKVAIADAAAHTFTLSVNDQVVKTLPVSMGDKRFPSARGYAVLMEKNRYDHFRAASIGLKPGDPAYYGNVDVEYAIRLTLSGAYIHQALESAYPFIGNTNVSHGCIGFAPDGAAWVFDNMTTGDVVQIINTEGDYAAVDDGYGDWNIPWAEYDN